In the genome of Pseudoalteromonas rubra, one region contains:
- a CDS encoding DUF1496 domain-containing protein translates to MKNKLICFLFTILLIPLKGVAYGNETNLYLEQLQAVCWYQDLRYTEGAVIKQAEMLYVCTHRYKNQPQSPLIWLKLDDKGEPIRVEMKGKIRVH, encoded by the coding sequence ATGAAAAATAAGCTAATTTGCTTTTTATTTACAATTTTATTGATTCCACTCAAAGGTGTAGCCTACGGCAACGAGACGAATCTCTACCTCGAGCAATTACAGGCGGTGTGCTGGTATCAGGATCTTCGTTATACGGAGGGCGCAGTAATCAAACAAGCCGAAATGTTGTATGTCTGTACTCATCGCTATAAAAACCAGCCGCAAAGCCCGCTGATATGGCTTAAGCTGGACGACAAGGGCGAACCAATCAGAGTAGAAATGAAAGGTAAAATCAGGGTACACTAG
- a CDS encoding VF530 family DNA-binding protein translates to MSGSQPNNPLHGVKLQDIVERLVEQLGWQAMAEAVDINCFKKDPSVKSSLKFLRKTPWARDKVEALYLDTFHGFSWPEIKKP, encoded by the coding sequence ATGAGTGGATCACAACCCAATAACCCTTTGCATGGGGTCAAACTTCAGGACATCGTAGAACGCTTGGTTGAGCAACTCGGTTGGCAAGCCATGGCAGAGGCAGTGGATATCAATTGTTTCAAAAAGGACCCTTCAGTGAAGTCCAGTCTCAAATTTCTGCGTAAAACGCCATGGGCAAGAGACAAGGTGGAGGCGCTGTATTTGGACACCTTCCATGGCTTCAGTTGGCCAGAGATTAAAAAGCCTTAG
- the cdd gene encoding cytidine deaminase has protein sequence MADTDNKLIPSVLEACKTANGVLNSELQTYIQGLLGCNKAQLGQALLPYAASFAQAPISSFLVGAVAYDKHSDHYFLGANLEFSHRALSLVVHAEQAAINNAWLNGAKEITSLDITAAPCGYCRQFMNELSNAKQLKITLPTGETTLSQLLPGDFGPTDLGNQESLFDSAPIAINKVDELSDTLVSHLSQVYAPYTNNIAAAELVMENGKRFYGRYVENAAYSPSLSPMQSALSQLAMSGEILAEAKLERATLVETKGRENQRAVTEAVISSFNETLKLHYYLIESKQA, from the coding sequence ATGGCAGATACTGACAACAAGCTAATTCCTTCCGTTCTGGAAGCGTGTAAAACCGCCAACGGCGTGTTAAATTCCGAACTTCAAACTTACATTCAGGGCTTATTGGGTTGTAATAAAGCTCAGCTAGGACAGGCGTTGTTGCCCTATGCAGCAAGCTTTGCTCAGGCCCCCATCTCTTCTTTTCTGGTCGGTGCAGTAGCATACGATAAACACAGCGATCATTATTTCCTGGGTGCTAACCTGGAGTTTTCGCACCGGGCGCTGTCTTTGGTGGTGCATGCCGAGCAAGCTGCTATTAACAACGCGTGGCTAAATGGTGCTAAGGAAATCACCAGTCTGGATATCACCGCTGCCCCATGTGGCTACTGTCGCCAGTTTATGAATGAATTAAGTAATGCAAAACAGTTGAAAATCACCTTGCCAACGGGAGAGACGACGCTATCGCAACTACTGCCGGGAGACTTTGGGCCCACAGATTTAGGTAACCAGGAATCACTATTTGACAGTGCGCCGATTGCTATCAATAAGGTGGATGAGCTGTCTGATACGCTGGTCAGTCACCTTAGCCAAGTTTATGCACCGTACACCAACAATATAGCAGCGGCTGAGTTAGTGATGGAAAACGGCAAGCGTTTTTATGGTCGTTATGTTGAAAATGCTGCATACAGTCCAAGTTTATCACCGATGCAAAGTGCACTGAGCCAGTTGGCTATGAGTGGTGAAATCCTAGCCGAGGCTAAGCTGGAACGGGCAACTTTGGTGGAAACAAAAGGAAGAGAAAATCAGCGCGCGGTGACAGAAGCGGTAATAAGCAGCTTTAACGAAACGCTAAAGCTACATTATTATCTGATAGAATCAAAGCAGGCTTAA
- a CDS encoding MarR family winged helix-turn-helix transcriptional regulator yields MAFDINEFLPYRMVRLANAMSEAFSEVYEQAGLTVPQWRVLVHLAQHPGATAKQLCDLASMDKSTVSRAIKQLQQQSMLVAQQSETDKRATEMHLTPQGVALYETLTPEALAWESKLLSELNPEEKQALLIMMQKLEGHFLTR; encoded by the coding sequence GTGGCATTTGATATTAATGAATTTCTTCCTTATCGCATGGTTCGACTGGCGAATGCCATGAGTGAAGCCTTTTCTGAAGTGTATGAGCAAGCTGGTTTGACTGTGCCTCAGTGGCGGGTACTGGTTCATTTGGCTCAGCATCCGGGTGCGACAGCTAAGCAGCTATGCGATCTGGCAAGCATGGACAAATCAACGGTGTCGCGCGCTATTAAACAGCTACAGCAACAGAGTATGTTGGTGGCGCAGCAAAGCGAGACAGATAAACGTGCGACAGAAATGCATTTGACCCCGCAAGGGGTTGCGTTGTACGAAACTTTGACGCCGGAAGCACTGGCGTGGGAAAGCAAACTGTTGAGTGAACTAAATCCCGAAGAAAAGCAGGCACTATTAATAATGATGCAAAAGCTGGAAGGGCACTTTCTCACCCGTTAA
- a CDS encoding transporter substrate-binding domain-containing protein, translating into MVRWFVFLWLALGNASVSAYTLTLVTENFAHFQYVNGEGELTGHAAEKVIAVLNEAQIDYRISVDNWSSSYNSAKRDPNTCIFSIAKSEQRNALFNWVFPIGAFTTSFYALKTANISIDSLDQARQYKIAVIRDNFSHQYLKSQGFVEGQQLLLIQSFDRVFQLLATRRNIVDLVILSDAQFEHKSKSEPMSSELEPVMTIDNMNTQLYFACNKKVPTRIISRIQAAYKRLY; encoded by the coding sequence TTGGTACGCTGGTTTGTTTTTTTGTGGCTGGCTTTAGGTAATGCGAGCGTATCTGCTTATACACTGACTCTGGTAACTGAGAACTTCGCACATTTTCAGTATGTGAACGGAGAGGGTGAGCTGACGGGTCATGCTGCTGAGAAAGTGATTGCTGTGCTCAATGAGGCGCAAATAGACTATCGTATCTCTGTTGATAACTGGAGTAGTTCCTACAACAGTGCTAAGCGCGATCCTAATACCTGCATTTTTTCTATTGCCAAAAGTGAGCAACGTAATGCCTTATTTAACTGGGTGTTTCCCATTGGTGCCTTTACGACCTCATTTTATGCCTTAAAGACCGCAAACATCAGTATCGACTCTCTCGATCAAGCCAGACAGTATAAAATTGCGGTGATACGTGACAACTTTAGCCACCAGTATCTTAAAAGTCAGGGGTTTGTTGAAGGCCAACAATTGCTATTGATCCAATCTTTCGATCGTGTATTTCAGCTTCTTGCGACGCGCCGGAATATTGTTGACCTGGTCATTTTGAGTGATGCGCAATTTGAGCATAAGAGCAAGAGTGAACCTATGAGTAGTGAACTCGAACCGGTTATGACAATAGATAACATGAACACTCAGCTTTATTTCGCGTGTAATAAGAAAGTGCCGACACGGATAATCAGCCGGATTCAGGCAGCATACAAGCGTTTATACTAA
- a CDS encoding arginase family protein, with protein MSDSKAKFHQKIENCLCPPGDGVFTVNTAKERKAALREKLYGQTENIEPLWKASLNALGESEHKAAILGISSDCGGGILRGANWGPLFLRSTLLTQQPQVSAFDLGDVRVIPHLLHDKYLNEGTISNCQKALYQDENSDYHVSPLSITEDVCDGFYANYPDKGIFGIGGDHSISYPLTKAYLKAKRDQGKRTAIIHFDAHTDLLVERLGIDLCFGSWCTHILEFLPAPHHLIQFGIRSSGKSKQHWESTFGVKQHWANEIREQGAEAIVAQVIEQLKEDKVDELYVSFDIDALDEQFAAATGTPESGGMTPDEAMTILTALSKEFPITGADMMEIAPFTDSSLAGLSSSETTLREGAKLSAFLIDAINKG; from the coding sequence ATGAGTGATAGCAAAGCAAAATTTCATCAGAAAATAGAAAACTGTCTGTGTCCGCCGGGAGATGGCGTGTTTACCGTTAACACGGCAAAAGAAAGAAAAGCGGCGTTACGCGAAAAACTCTACGGGCAGACTGAAAACATTGAGCCTCTGTGGAAAGCGTCATTAAATGCACTGGGTGAAAGTGAGCACAAAGCCGCTATTTTGGGGATCAGCTCTGACTGTGGTGGTGGGATCCTGAGAGGCGCGAACTGGGGTCCGTTATTCCTTCGCTCAACATTGCTTACTCAGCAGCCACAAGTGAGTGCGTTTGATCTGGGTGATGTGCGTGTTATCCCTCACCTATTGCATGATAAATATCTGAACGAAGGGACAATCAGCAACTGCCAAAAGGCGCTCTACCAGGACGAAAATAGCGATTACCATGTATCTCCTTTGTCTATTACAGAGGATGTTTGTGATGGCTTTTACGCAAATTATCCTGACAAAGGCATTTTTGGTATCGGCGGCGACCACTCAATTAGCTATCCGTTGACCAAAGCCTACCTTAAGGCGAAACGTGATCAGGGTAAACGCACTGCGATTATTCACTTTGATGCACACACTGATCTGCTGGTAGAGCGATTGGGTATTGATCTGTGCTTTGGCTCATGGTGTACACACATTCTGGAGTTTTTGCCAGCGCCGCACCATTTGATCCAGTTTGGGATCCGCTCAAGTGGCAAGAGCAAACAGCATTGGGAGTCAACATTCGGTGTTAAGCAGCACTGGGCCAATGAGATCCGTGAGCAAGGCGCTGAGGCCATTGTGGCGCAAGTGATTGAGCAGCTGAAGGAAGACAAGGTTGACGAGCTGTACGTGAGTTTTGATATTGATGCGTTGGATGAGCAGTTTGCTGCGGCAACGGGCACACCAGAATCAGGAGGTATGACGCCGGATGAGGCAATGACAATACTGACGGCTCTGAGCAAAGAGTTTCCTATCACAGGTGCTGATATGATGGAGATTGCCCCATTTACGGATAGCTCGCTGGCTGGGTTGTCCAGCTCAGAAACGACGCTCCGTGAAGGCGCTAAGTTATCAGCTTTTCTGATTGACGCCATCAACAAAGGCTAA
- the udp gene encoding uridine phosphorylase translates to MEKVFHLGLSKADLNGATLAIVPGDPKRSERIASQLDNPKCLAQTREFHVYLGDIKGQSIVICSTGIGGPSTSIAIEELAQLGVNTFLRIGTTGAIQPHINEGDILVSTASVRLDGASQHFAPLAYPAVSDFHCTAAMVEACEHMGVTYHTGITASSDTFYPGQERYDTYSGYVPKAFQGSCEEWQKLNVMNYEMESATLFTMCAALGLKAACVAGVLVNRTRQEIPNVDHQMVEKNAVSVVIKAAELVLDKAKQA, encoded by the coding sequence ATGGAAAAGGTATTTCACCTGGGTCTTTCAAAAGCAGATCTCAACGGTGCAACACTGGCTATCGTACCTGGCGACCCTAAACGTTCAGAGCGTATTGCTTCGCAACTCGACAACCCCAAATGTCTGGCTCAAACCCGAGAATTTCATGTGTATCTTGGCGATATCAAAGGCCAATCCATCGTGATTTGCTCAACTGGTATTGGTGGACCTTCGACTTCGATTGCTATTGAAGAGCTGGCTCAACTGGGTGTAAATACCTTCCTTCGTATTGGTACCACTGGCGCTATCCAGCCACATATTAACGAAGGTGATATTCTGGTCAGCACAGCCTCTGTACGCCTTGATGGTGCCAGCCAGCACTTCGCACCTCTTGCCTACCCGGCTGTTTCTGACTTCCACTGTACCGCCGCCATGGTCGAGGCATGTGAACACATGGGTGTCACCTATCACACGGGCATTACCGCTTCGAGCGATACTTTCTATCCGGGCCAGGAACGATATGATACCTACTCAGGATATGTACCTAAAGCATTTCAGGGCTCGTGCGAAGAATGGCAAAAGCTCAATGTTATGAACTATGAAATGGAATCAGCTACCCTGTTTACCATGTGTGCTGCGCTGGGACTAAAAGCAGCCTGTGTTGCAGGCGTACTGGTTAACCGTACCCGTCAGGAAATCCCGAACGTGGATCATCAGATGGTTGAAAAAAATGCGGTCTCTGTCGTCATCAAAGCCGCTGAACTGGTACTGGACAAAGCAAAGCAGGCTTAA
- the maiA gene encoding maleylacetoacetate isomerase, with protein MKLYTYFRSSAAYRVRIALNLKELDHELIPVNLLKSEQQGTDYLSKNNQGLLPALETDQGVLAQSLAILEWLEEAYEAAPLLPADSWEKAQVRNFCYAIACDIHPIDNLRVLKYLSNELSVSDEQKNTWYRHWVIEGFKKLEVMLGDSLFCFGDKPTLADVCLVPQVYNALRFKVDMNDFPKIARIYEHCNTLPAFNDAAPEHQADAPK; from the coding sequence ATGAAACTGTATACTTATTTTCGCTCTTCTGCCGCATATCGTGTGCGAATTGCACTCAACCTAAAAGAACTAGATCATGAATTAATACCGGTTAACCTGCTAAAATCAGAACAACAAGGTACCGACTATCTGAGTAAAAACAATCAGGGACTACTGCCTGCGCTGGAAACAGATCAGGGCGTGCTGGCTCAATCATTGGCTATTCTGGAATGGCTGGAAGAAGCTTATGAAGCTGCTCCATTACTGCCTGCTGATAGCTGGGAAAAAGCACAAGTGCGCAACTTCTGTTACGCTATTGCTTGCGATATTCATCCGATCGACAACCTCAGAGTACTAAAATACCTGAGCAACGAGCTATCTGTATCAGATGAGCAAAAAAACACCTGGTATCGTCATTGGGTAATTGAAGGATTCAAGAAGTTAGAGGTAATGCTTGGTGACAGCCTGTTTTGTTTCGGTGATAAGCCAACGCTTGCTGATGTTTGCCTGGTACCTCAGGTTTATAATGCTTTGCGCTTCAAAGTCGATATGAACGATTTCCCTAAAATTGCACGTATCTACGAACACTGTAATACACTGCCTGCGTTTAATGATGCGGCACCGGAACACCAAGCCGACGCACCTAAGTAA
- a CDS encoding TIGR02647 family protein, producing MAFDEKLMAELELLVKFPRSSLHQGIKIHKNADQDILSAAERLYAKGVIDQPDGGYLTDLGHDLLVHLDQVHSALK from the coding sequence ATGGCATTTGATGAAAAACTAATGGCTGAGCTGGAACTACTGGTGAAATTTCCACGTAGTAGCTTGCATCAGGGGATAAAAATACACAAAAATGCAGATCAGGATATTCTATCGGCAGCTGAGCGGTTATATGCCAAAGGGGTGATTGATCAGCCTGACGGGGGTTATCTAACAGATCTCGGGCACGATTTGTTGGTGCACTTAGACCAAGTGCACAGTGCACTTAAATAG
- a CDS encoding DUF2189 domain-containing protein — translation MPTTQSIDKHTEFARCFESNKLSPLVAFHWLALAFKDIARAPLLSLIYGLVFTTIPAAIMWLAFEVDSHLVILPAAVAFALIGPAFAAGLYDVAWELEKGHKPTLGHSLKSMFRNPAGEWGFAILLMVIMIVWMRLAALIHALYPNVPNPNFEQLSAFLGLGTLVGGILVVTVFAISAFTPQIMMERRVDIMTAVVSSIHAVRSNAAAMIVWGATIGVLVIVGFLTGTAGFIVIMPLLAYASWHGYIATIKTKKPRKYE, via the coding sequence ATGCCTACAACACAATCGATAGACAAGCACACCGAGTTTGCCCGCTGTTTTGAAAGCAACAAGTTAAGCCCCTTAGTGGCTTTTCACTGGCTCGCATTGGCGTTCAAAGACATTGCCAGAGCACCTTTACTCAGTCTTATATATGGACTGGTTTTCACAACAATACCTGCTGCGATTATGTGGCTGGCATTTGAAGTTGATTCACACCTTGTGATCTTACCCGCCGCCGTTGCATTTGCATTGATTGGCCCCGCATTTGCCGCTGGCCTTTATGATGTAGCCTGGGAGCTGGAAAAAGGCCACAAGCCAACGCTCGGTCATAGCCTCAAATCTATGTTCAGAAATCCTGCAGGAGAATGGGGATTCGCTATTTTACTTATGGTGATAATGATTGTCTGGATGCGCCTGGCTGCGCTCATTCATGCGCTCTACCCCAATGTGCCAAACCCCAACTTTGAGCAATTATCGGCATTCCTTGGGTTAGGAACCTTGGTAGGGGGTATATTGGTTGTGACTGTGTTCGCCATTTCTGCGTTCACGCCACAGATAATGATGGAGCGTCGGGTCGACATTATGACTGCCGTGGTTTCGTCAATCCACGCAGTGAGATCCAATGCTGCGGCGATGATTGTATGGGGCGCGACGATTGGTGTTTTGGTTATCGTAGGCTTCTTAACGGGCACGGCCGGGTTTATCGTGATAATGCCGTTACTCGCCTATGCAAGTTGGCATGGTTACATTGCAACGATAAAAACCAAAAAACCCAGAAAATACGAATAA
- the hmgA gene encoding homogentisate 1,2-dioxygenase, with amino-acid sequence MSAEFEYMSGFGNEFETEALPGALPVGQFSPQKVKYDLYAEQYNTTAFTAPRAENRRNWFYRIRPSVVQGDYQAMDNGLLRTAPITEVPTPPTMLRWNPVEVPAEKTDFVDGLVTMAANGSANGQAGIGIHVYVANASMEGRYFYNADGELLFVPQLGELVLHTECGKLAIKPGEIAVIPRGIKFRVELLSEQVRGYICENYGNPYILPERGPVGANGYTNERDFLYPVASFEDLEGDFELVAKFNGNLFRCDIGHSPLDVVAWTGNSAPYKYDLARFNVMNTVSFDHPDPSIFTVLTSPSGTPGVANVDFVIFPPRWMVAEDTFRPPYYHRNIMSEFMGLIEGVYDAKEHGFVPGGMSLHNCMSPHGPEADVFEKASNAELEPQRYENTLAFMFESRYVISPTKYALEGKERQPNYLDCWKGIKKYYKGA; translated from the coding sequence ATGAGTGCAGAATTCGAGTACATGAGTGGTTTTGGTAATGAATTTGAGACTGAAGCCTTGCCTGGTGCCCTGCCAGTCGGTCAGTTTTCACCACAAAAAGTAAAATATGATTTATACGCTGAGCAGTACAACACCACTGCTTTCACAGCACCACGCGCTGAAAATCGCAGAAACTGGTTTTACCGAATTCGCCCGTCAGTCGTACAAGGGGATTACCAGGCTATGGACAATGGCCTGTTGCGTACAGCGCCGATCACAGAAGTCCCGACACCGCCAACTATGTTGCGTTGGAACCCGGTTGAAGTTCCGGCTGAAAAAACAGACTTTGTCGATGGCTTAGTGACTATGGCAGCTAACGGCAGTGCGAATGGCCAGGCTGGTATAGGTATTCATGTCTACGTTGCGAACGCTTCTATGGAAGGTCGTTATTTTTACAACGCAGACGGCGAGCTGCTGTTTGTACCTCAGCTTGGAGAGCTGGTGCTGCACACTGAGTGTGGCAAGCTGGCAATTAAGCCAGGCGAAATTGCCGTAATCCCACGCGGTATTAAGTTCCGCGTTGAGCTACTGAGCGAACAAGTTCGTGGTTACATTTGCGAAAACTATGGTAACCCTTATATTTTACCTGAGCGTGGGCCAGTAGGCGCAAATGGCTATACAAACGAACGTGACTTCCTATATCCGGTTGCCTCTTTCGAAGACTTAGAAGGTGATTTCGAGCTCGTCGCTAAGTTCAATGGTAACCTGTTCCGCTGTGATATCGGACATTCTCCGTTAGATGTTGTTGCCTGGACTGGTAACAGTGCACCTTACAAATATGATCTGGCCCGTTTCAACGTGATGAACACCGTCAGTTTCGACCATCCGGATCCGTCAATTTTTACAGTACTGACTTCACCTTCTGGTACACCTGGTGTAGCAAACGTCGACTTTGTTATCTTCCCGCCACGCTGGATGGTTGCAGAAGATACGTTCCGCCCACCTTACTACCACCGCAATATCATGAGTGAGTTTATGGGTCTGATTGAAGGTGTTTATGATGCAAAAGAGCATGGTTTTGTACCTGGAGGCATGAGCTTGCATAACTGTATGTCGCCGCATGGTCCTGAGGCTGATGTTTTCGAAAAAGCGTCGAATGCAGAACTTGAGCCACAACGTTATGAAAATACACTGGCGTTCATGTTTGAATCGCGTTACGTCATTTCTCCGACCAAGTACGCACTGGAAGGTAAAGAGCGCCAGCCAAATTACCTTGATTGCTGGAAAGGCATCAAAAAGTACTACAAAGGTGCATAA